A stretch of Aerococcus christensenii DNA encodes these proteins:
- a CDS encoding dihydrolipoamide acetyltransferase family protein: protein MAYIFNMPDVGEGMSEGEIVSWHVAEGDEVKEEDVIVEVQNDKSVEEVFAPVSGKVVKIYVPEGEVAMVGEPLISFEGEGLPDNSAEAAPAAEAAPAAEAAPAPAPAPAAPTPAPAAPAAPAPVAPTPAPVAVDPNRLILAMPSVRQYAREKGVDIKQVPGTGKNGRILRQDIDNFQGGVAVAAAPAAAAAPAAEAAPAAPAPQNFEGQVEHVKMTPMRKAIAKAMETSKYTAPDVTLFKNVEVSKLWAHRKKFKGIAAERDTKLTFLPYAVKAVVAAAKKYPMLNASVDDNAHEFLVKHFYNVGIATDTEQGLFVPVIHGADSKSMFDIADEINEKAELAHAGKLKPDDMSNGTITISNIGSARGEFFTPIINYPEVAILGFGSIVQEPVVDENGELAVGRVLKLSLTFDHRIVDGMTGQKFLNEISRLLADPELLLMES, encoded by the coding sequence ATGGCTTATATTTTCAATATGCCAGATGTCGGCGAAGGCATGAGCGAAGGCGAGATTGTTAGCTGGCATGTTGCTGAAGGCGACGAAGTAAAAGAAGAAGACGTTATTGTTGAAGTTCAAAACGATAAATCTGTTGAAGAAGTGTTTGCCCCAGTAAGTGGTAAAGTCGTTAAGATTTATGTACCAGAAGGGGAAGTTGCAATGGTCGGGGAACCTCTTATTTCCTTTGAAGGAGAAGGTTTACCAGATAACAGTGCAGAAGCTGCTCCGGCTGCAGAAGCTGCTCCGGCTGCAGAAGCTGCCCCAGCACCTGCCCCAGCCCCAGCTGCTCCAACACCAGCACCAGCTGCACCTGCTGCCCCAGCCCCAGTTGCTCCAACACCAGCACCTGTTGCTGTTGATCCAAATCGTTTGATTTTAGCTATGCCATCTGTTCGCCAATATGCGCGCGAAAAAGGTGTAGATATCAAACAAGTACCAGGTACTGGTAAAAATGGACGTATCTTACGTCAAGATATTGATAACTTCCAAGGTGGCGTAGCCGTTGCCGCTGCTCCAGCTGCCGCTGCAGCACCTGCTGCTGAAGCCGCACCAGCCGCTCCAGCTCCACAAAACTTCGAAGGTCAAGTAGAACATGTGAAGATGACTCCAATGCGTAAAGCTATCGCTAAAGCAATGGAAACTTCTAAATACACTGCTCCAGATGTTACCTTATTCAAGAATGTGGAAGTTTCTAAACTTTGGGCACATCGTAAGAAATTCAAAGGGATTGCTGCTGAACGTGATACCAAGTTAACATTCTTACCATACGCAGTAAAAGCTGTAGTAGCTGCTGCTAAGAAGTATCCAATGTTAAATGCTTCTGTTGATGATAATGCTCATGAATTCCTCGTTAAACATTTCTACAATGTTGGAATTGCTACAGATACAGAACAAGGTCTCTTTGTTCCAGTTATTCATGGGGCAGATAGCAAGTCGATGTTTGATATTGCTGATGAAATTAATGAAAAAGCTGAATTGGCTCATGCAGGTAAATTAAAACCTGATGACATGTCAAATGGTACAATTACCATTTCTAATATTGGTTCCGCGCGTGGTGAATTCTTCACCCCAATCATTAATTACCCAGAAGTAGCTATTCTAGGATTTGGCTCTATTGTTCAAGAACCAGTTGTAGATGAAAACGGCGAATTAGCAGTTGGACGTGTCTTGAAATTATCTTTGACCTTCGACCACCGTATTGTAGATGGCATGACAGGTCAAAAATTCTTAAACGAAATTTCACGTTTGCTAGCTGATCCAGAATTATTATTAATGGAATCTTAA
- a CDS encoding alpha-ketoacid dehydrogenase subunit beta has protein sequence MAKGKTMIEAITEAMDQEMARNDKLLLFGEDVGKNGGVFRASKGLFDKYGEDRIIDTPLSESGIGGLAIGLCLQGFRPIMEIQFSAFVFEVMDSIAGQMSRYRFRYGATRNFPITVRSPFGGGVHTPEMHADSVEGLFVQTPGIKVVIPSNPYDAKGLLISAIRDNDPVIFLEHMKLYRSFREEVPEEEYTVPLCEANVAREGKDVTIISYGYMVRESLKAAEELEKENISVEVIDLRTVSPVDYETIGKSVQKTGRVVMVQEAQREAGAGNNIIAEISMRNILSLEAPVEFVASPDTVYPFGLAENDWLPNVEDIKEAVKKTINF, from the coding sequence ATGGCAAAAGGAAAAACAATGATTGAAGCCATCACTGAAGCGATGGATCAAGAAATGGCACGTAATGACAAGCTCTTACTATTTGGTGAAGATGTTGGTAAGAACGGTGGGGTTTTCCGTGCATCAAAAGGCTTGTTTGATAAATATGGTGAAGACCGTATTATCGATACTCCATTATCTGAATCCGGTATTGGTGGTTTAGCTATCGGTCTATGCTTACAAGGGTTCCGTCCAATTATGGAAATTCAATTCTCCGCATTTGTGTTTGAAGTAATGGACTCTATTGCAGGTCAAATGTCTCGTTACCGCTTCCGTTATGGCGCAACACGTAATTTCCCAATTACTGTTCGTTCACCATTTGGTGGTGGTGTTCATACACCAGAAATGCACGCAGACTCTGTTGAAGGTTTGTTTGTTCAAACGCCAGGTATTAAAGTGGTTATTCCTTCTAACCCTTATGATGCTAAAGGACTTTTAATCTCAGCTATTCGTGATAATGACCCAGTCATCTTCCTAGAACATATGAAATTGTATCGTTCTTTCCGTGAAGAAGTACCTGAAGAAGAATACACCGTTCCATTGTGTGAAGCAAATGTCGCACGTGAAGGGAAAGATGTAACAATCATTTCTTATGGTTACATGGTACGTGAATCCCTCAAAGCAGCAGAAGAATTAGAAAAAGAAAACATTTCTGTTGAAGTTATTGACTTAAGAACTGTTTCTCCAGTTGATTATGAAACCATCGGCAAGTCTGTTCAAAAGACAGGACGTGTAGTCATGGTTCAAGAAGCACAGCGTGAAGCTGGTGCTGGAAACAATATTATTGCTGAAATCTCTATGCGGAATATTCTTTCCTTAGAAGCACCTGTAGAATTTGTTGCTTCTCCAGATACTGTTTATCCATTTGGTTTAGCTGAAAATGATTGGTTACCAAATGTAGAAGACATCAAGGAAGCCGTTAAGAAAACTATTAACTTCTAA
- the pdhA gene encoding pyruvate dehydrogenase (acetyl-transferring) E1 component subunit alpha, with protein MAKQPVDYEAQLAGIADQFKMVRILDEEGNVVNPDIMPDLTDDQLVELMKRMVFSRTLHERSMAYSRQGRLGFYAPTYGQEASQMASSYAFEEGDWLFPGYRDIPELVAKGLSIEKAFHWSRGHVDGNRYPEGLNAMPPQIIIGAQLMQGMGNAVGQKLNGSKNVSYTYTGDGGSSQGDSYEAWNYAGRFKAPIVFFVQNNGFAISTPRFKQSAAKTLAQKAVAAGFPGVQVDGNDALAVYAVAKQAREWVAAGNGPVLVETITNRLGAHSTSGDDPKIYRTKEDIELWTSREPLIRYRAFLENKGLWDEKTETEYVESLKEEIQEAIKAAEAEPKQKVSDFLKYMFENPGQNIKEQIAIFEAKESD; from the coding sequence ATGGCAAAACAACCAGTAGATTATGAAGCACAACTGGCTGGTATCGCTGACCAATTTAAGATGGTTCGCATACTAGACGAAGAAGGAAATGTCGTTAATCCTGACATTATGCCTGATTTGACAGACGATCAACTCGTAGAATTGATGAAGAGAATGGTCTTCTCTAGAACTCTTCACGAACGTTCTATGGCTTATTCTCGTCAAGGTCGTTTAGGATTCTATGCACCTACTTATGGCCAAGAAGCTTCCCAAATGGCAAGTTCTTATGCTTTTGAAGAAGGTGACTGGCTATTCCCAGGTTATCGTGATATCCCAGAACTTGTGGCTAAAGGTCTTTCTATTGAAAAAGCTTTCCATTGGTCACGTGGTCACGTTGATGGAAACAGATATCCAGAAGGTTTGAACGCAATGCCTCCACAAATTATTATCGGGGCACAATTAATGCAAGGTATGGGGAATGCCGTTGGTCAAAAATTAAATGGCTCCAAGAATGTTTCTTATACTTATACAGGTGATGGTGGTTCTAGCCAGGGTGACTCTTATGAAGCATGGAACTATGCAGGTCGTTTCAAAGCTCCAATCGTGTTCTTTGTTCAAAATAACGGATTTGCGATTTCCACACCTCGCTTTAAACAAAGTGCTGCTAAAACTTTAGCACAAAAGGCAGTTGCAGCGGGATTCCCTGGAGTACAAGTAGATGGAAACGATGCATTAGCTGTTTATGCAGTTGCTAAACAAGCACGTGAATGGGTAGCAGCAGGTAATGGTCCTGTTTTAGTTGAAACCATCACAAACCGCTTAGGCGCACACTCTACTTCTGGTGATGATCCTAAGATTTATCGTACAAAAGAAGATATTGAATTATGGACTTCTCGTGAACCATTAATTCGTTACCGTGCTTTCCTTGAAAACAAGGGACTTTGGGATGAAAAGACAGAAACAGAATATGTTGAAAGCTTGAAAGAAGAAATTCAAGAAGCAATTAAAGCTGCTGAAGCTGAACCTAAACAAAAAGTTTCTGACTTCTTGAAGTACATGTTTGAAAATCCAGGACAAAATATCAAAGAACAAATTGCTATTTTTGAAGCAAAGGAGAGTGACTAA
- the def gene encoding peptide deformylase, whose translation MYYMNDITRDGEPVLRQVSEKIEFPLTKKDLQLAHDMMEYLYNSQDPKIGKEMGLRAGVGLAAPQVGVGRQMIALLVPKLDPNAYADDFDLEKVMVNPKIVSHSAEKICLKEGEGCLSVDDDVPGYVPRYARITVTYQDIQGNSYKNRFKGYPAIVLQHEIDHLNGHLYYDRINHESPFTLEDLTYLLGEEY comes from the coding sequence ATGTATTATATGAATGACATTACCAGAGACGGAGAGCCTGTCCTAAGACAAGTTTCTGAAAAAATCGAATTTCCTTTAACCAAAAAAGATTTGCAACTCGCCCATGATATGATGGAATATCTCTACAACAGTCAAGACCCTAAAATCGGTAAGGAAATGGGACTTCGCGCAGGGGTTGGCTTAGCTGCTCCACAAGTTGGTGTAGGTCGCCAAATGATAGCCTTATTAGTTCCGAAACTTGATCCAAACGCTTATGCTGACGATTTCGACCTAGAAAAAGTGATGGTCAATCCTAAAATTGTGAGCCATTCCGCCGAAAAAATCTGTTTGAAAGAAGGCGAAGGCTGTCTCTCCGTAGATGACGATGTTCCTGGTTATGTTCCACGTTACGCGCGCATTACCGTTACTTATCAAGATATACAAGGGAATTCCTACAAAAACCGTTTTAAAGGATATCCCGCTATTGTCCTCCAGCATGAAATCGATCACTTAAATGGTCATCTTTACTATGATCGAATCAATCATGAATCACCTTTTACATTGGAAGATTTAACTTATTTACTCGGTGAAGAATATTAA
- the coaBC gene encoding bifunctional phosphopantothenoylcysteine decarboxylase/phosphopantothenate--cysteine ligase CoaBC — protein MLKGKKIAVMITGGIAAYKVPSFVRGLIKAGAQVRVAMTPQAEKFVTAETLKVLTKYPVLLELQIYPEEVGHVHLADWADLAVVIPATANTLSKMANGLADNELTSSLLAMTCPKMLVPAMNSNMWSNFATKKNIATLKEAGLFVIEPEDGFLAEGYSGKGRMPDPEVILQALYALSALEDLKGKFSLAGEKVAISAGGTEEAIDPVRFIGNRSSGKMGVALAYVAALAGAEVTLVCAKSAQVLPVLPQIQTREITTACELNDVMTALNAEADVLIMAAAVSDFRVENQSQRKIKKDKSKPKATGLQLNLVENPDILKGLSNETTYLVGFAAETDHVEDYAKEKLQRKGVHMIVANDVSQKNIGFGSENNAVTILTQHSEVKIPLANKFKIAAAILQEIQRDRH, from the coding sequence GTGCTAAAAGGAAAGAAAATTGCTGTTATGATAACAGGAGGAATAGCAGCTTATAAGGTTCCTTCTTTTGTAAGAGGATTGATAAAGGCAGGCGCTCAAGTCAGAGTAGCCATGACACCCCAAGCTGAGAAATTTGTGACAGCTGAGACTTTAAAGGTCTTGACCAAATATCCTGTGTTATTAGAACTGCAGATTTATCCAGAAGAGGTGGGACATGTTCATTTAGCGGATTGGGCAGATTTAGCAGTAGTTATTCCAGCAACTGCCAATACTCTTTCTAAAATGGCAAATGGACTGGCAGATAATGAGCTAACCTCTTCACTCTTGGCGATGACGTGTCCGAAGATGCTTGTTCCAGCGATGAATAGTAACATGTGGTCTAATTTTGCCACAAAAAAAAATATAGCTACCCTCAAAGAAGCTGGCCTTTTTGTGATTGAGCCTGAGGATGGCTTTCTGGCGGAGGGATATTCTGGCAAGGGAAGAATGCCTGATCCGGAGGTAATTTTGCAGGCGCTATATGCTTTGAGTGCTTTAGAAGATCTCAAAGGGAAGTTTTCTTTAGCTGGAGAAAAAGTCGCCATTAGTGCGGGAGGAACTGAAGAAGCTATTGACCCAGTTCGTTTCATTGGAAACCGGTCAAGTGGGAAGATGGGAGTCGCTTTGGCTTATGTGGCAGCCTTAGCGGGCGCAGAGGTGACCCTTGTTTGTGCCAAAAGTGCACAAGTACTACCTGTTTTACCTCAAATCCAAACCCGAGAGATAACAACCGCTTGCGAATTAAATGATGTCATGACCGCACTTAATGCTGAGGCGGATGTGCTTATTATGGCAGCTGCGGTGAGTGATTTTAGAGTTGAAAATCAAAGTCAACGAAAGATTAAAAAGGACAAGTCTAAACCAAAAGCTACTGGTCTGCAACTCAATCTTGTAGAAAATCCAGATATTTTAAAAGGGTTATCGAATGAAACGACCTATTTAGTGGGATTTGCAGCGGAGACGGATCATGTGGAAGACTATGCCAAAGAGAAACTTCAACGAAAGGGCGTGCATATGATCGTTGCCAATGATGTCAGTCAAAAAAATATAGGTTTTGGTTCTGAAAATAATGCGGTAACTATTCTCACTCAGCATTCTGAAGTTAAGATCCCGTTAGCTAATAAATTTAAGATTGCGGCTGCTATTTTGCAAGAAATTCAACGGGATCGTCACTAA
- the thrC gene encoding threonine synthase has product MISDLRRASMLYTSTRDNRIRITASQAILQGLSEDGGLYVPVDFPRINRTWQEVKTYTYQEMAEWVLGLFLTDFSAESIKACVQAAYGENFDDERMAPLVQVGDHYHLELFHGQTIAFKDMALSILPHLMKKAAKMNHNTNEIVILTATSGDTGKAAMAGFKDVIGTKIIVFYPKGGVSSIQERQMITQEGENTYVIAVEGNFDDAQNQVKKLFNDVSLREKLAQEGCQFSSANSMNIGRLLPQIVYYFYAYAQLLKEGQIKEGEKINFTVPTGNFGNILAAYYAKKMGLPVDKLVCASNDNTVLYDLFQTGTYDRCRPFKLTISPSMDILISSNFERLLYYAVGENSEEVKDYMDALNLKGSYHLSDEVRKQLSDFVGEYASEEETLKEIGTVYTKEGYLMDPHTAVASVCGHKAKKGLKGKNIIVSTASPYKFPEAILKALAVENPETDRERLEFIHQKSGIAFPPTITALFQAPVRHRMEATVEEMKDYVLAIIHQKKK; this is encoded by the coding sequence ATGATTAGTGACTTGAGGAGGGCATCTATGTTATATACAAGCACGCGGGACAATCGGATCAGAATAACTGCTTCACAAGCGATTTTGCAAGGTTTATCAGAAGACGGGGGGCTTTATGTGCCGGTTGATTTTCCACGAATCAATCGGACATGGCAGGAAGTGAAGACCTATACGTATCAAGAGATGGCGGAATGGGTGTTGGGGCTGTTTTTGACGGATTTTAGTGCAGAATCGATTAAGGCTTGTGTTCAAGCGGCTTATGGTGAGAATTTTGATGATGAGAGGATGGCGCCTTTGGTGCAGGTAGGAGACCACTATCACTTGGAATTGTTTCATGGACAAACGATTGCTTTTAAAGATATGGCACTTTCTATTTTGCCTCATTTGATGAAAAAAGCTGCTAAAATGAATCACAATACAAATGAAATTGTGATTCTAACGGCAACCTCTGGAGATACTGGTAAGGCGGCTATGGCGGGCTTTAAGGATGTAATAGGGACAAAGATTATCGTCTTTTATCCCAAAGGAGGGGTCTCCTCCATTCAAGAACGTCAGATGATTACGCAAGAAGGAGAAAATACTTATGTCATAGCCGTAGAAGGGAATTTTGACGATGCCCAAAATCAAGTGAAGAAATTGTTCAATGATGTTTCACTTAGAGAAAAGCTAGCTCAAGAAGGCTGTCAGTTTTCGTCGGCAAATTCTATGAATATTGGCCGTCTGCTTCCTCAAATAGTTTATTATTTTTATGCTTATGCGCAGCTCCTTAAAGAAGGACAGATAAAAGAGGGAGAGAAGATCAATTTTACAGTACCTACTGGAAATTTTGGAAATATTTTAGCGGCTTATTATGCCAAAAAAATGGGGCTTCCTGTGGATAAGCTCGTGTGTGCTTCCAATGACAATACGGTTCTTTATGATTTATTCCAAACAGGAACTTATGACAGATGTCGTCCCTTTAAGTTAACGATTTCCCCTTCGATGGATATCTTGATTTCTTCTAATTTTGAACGTCTCTTATACTATGCGGTTGGAGAAAACAGTGAAGAAGTAAAGGACTATATGGACGCTCTCAATCTTAAGGGAAGTTATCATCTCTCTGATGAAGTTCGCAAACAGCTGTCAGATTTTGTGGGAGAATATGCGAGTGAAGAAGAAACTTTAAAAGAGATTGGAACAGTATACACTAAAGAAGGATACCTTATGGATCCCCATACAGCGGTGGCTTCTGTATGTGGTCATAAGGCAAAGAAGGGTTTAAAAGGGAAAAATATTATTGTTTCAACGGCTAGTCCTTATAAATTTCCTGAAGCTATTTTAAAAGCTTTAGCTGTAGAAAATCCTGAAACAGATAGAGAGCGATTAGAGTTTATTCACCAAAAAAGTGGGATAGCTTTTCCACCGACAATTACAGCTTTATTTCAAGCACCTGTTCGTCATCGGATGGAAGCTACAGTAGAAGAAATGAAAGATTATGTTTTGGCAATTATTCATCAGAAAAAGAAATAG
- the thiT gene encoding energy-coupled thiamine transporter ThiT produces MGQNKRLLYLLEIVMAGVLAYLIGLLPTTNGSGLGVNLGVIPLYVIAIRHNVRAGMYAGFLFGMIQLLTGQATILTPVQVFIEYFFAFMMAGFAGTFAPQIKKALDEKKLASFFTWVGASTFIGMFVQYFVHFLAGYFFWRSYAPKGMNPWMYSLMVNGGTGLATWVVAAIAVGLLLKTAPVLYQPKK; encoded by the coding sequence ATGGGACAGAATAAGCGGCTATTATATCTATTAGAAATTGTTATGGCGGGGGTTCTTGCTTATCTTATTGGTCTTTTACCGACGACGAATGGGAGTGGGTTAGGGGTCAATTTAGGAGTGATTCCTCTCTATGTGATAGCTATTCGTCATAATGTGCGTGCGGGTATGTATGCAGGCTTTTTATTTGGAATGATCCAATTACTGACGGGGCAAGCAACGATTCTGACACCCGTTCAAGTGTTTATCGAATATTTCTTCGCTTTTATGATGGCGGGATTTGCGGGGACTTTTGCTCCTCAAATCAAAAAGGCACTGGACGAGAAGAAGTTGGCTTCCTTCTTTACCTGGGTAGGTGCGTCAACTTTTATCGGGATGTTTGTACAATATTTTGTTCATTTTCTAGCGGGTTATTTCTTTTGGCGGTCTTATGCCCCGAAAGGGATGAATCCTTGGATGTATTCGCTGATGGTGAATGGTGGAACAGGGCTGGCCACTTGGGTGGTTGCAGCGATTGCTGTGGGACTTTTACTCAAAACGGCTCCTGTGTTGTATCAGCCTAAAAAATAA
- the pyrR gene encoding bifunctional pyr operon transcriptional regulator/uracil phosphoribosyltransferase PyrR: protein MKKRKEVLNEDEMRRAITRMTYEVLERNHGHENMAIVGIRTRGAVIAERIAQRIEELEGVKIPLGFLDVSGYRDDVTSLERKQTLHLNQLDFSVTGKHVFICDDVLMTGRTIRATMDALVDYGRPSKISLVTLIDRGHRELPIRADIVGKNIPTSREEAVQVRIKNCDPEDGVYIIQSLKH, encoded by the coding sequence ATGAAAAAAAGAAAAGAAGTACTAAATGAAGATGAGATGCGTCGCGCAATAACCCGAATGACTTATGAAGTGTTAGAAAGAAATCATGGACATGAAAATATGGCTATTGTAGGTATTCGAACAAGAGGAGCAGTGATTGCGGAACGGATAGCACAGCGTATTGAAGAATTAGAAGGAGTTAAGATTCCGTTAGGCTTTTTGGATGTTAGTGGGTATCGGGATGATGTAACCAGTCTGGAAAGAAAGCAAACACTCCACTTAAATCAGTTAGATTTTTCAGTGACTGGTAAACATGTCTTTATTTGTGATGATGTGTTGATGACAGGAAGAACAATTCGTGCTACAATGGACGCGTTGGTAGATTATGGTCGCCCAAGTAAAATTTCTTTGGTGACTTTGATTGATCGAGGTCATCGCGAGCTACCGATCCGAGCAGACATTGTAGGGAAAAATATTCCCACTTCTCGAGAAGAAGCGGTGCAGGTGCGGATCAAAAATTGTGACCCAGAAGACGGCGTATACATTATTCAATCATTGAAACACTAG